CGGTGCCAGGCCGGTGCCAGGTCGGTGCCAGGTCGGTGCCAGGCCGGTGCCAGGCCGGTGCCAGGCCGGTGCCAGGTCGGTGCCAGGCCGGTGCCAGGTCAGTGCCAGGCCGGTGCCAGAGCGCTTACTCGACCTTGACCATGCAAACGTGCAGGCCGGCCAGCGGATCGGCGCACACGGGGATGCGGATTGGTGGTTTGAAGCGGACGGCCGTGCGGATGTACTCGTCCATCAGGCGGGCGTAGGCGCTGTGCCAATCCTCGGTGCTTCCTCCCAGGTGGCGCAGAACTTCGTGCGGAGTGAGCAGCTCTTCCTCGCGCCCCAGCCCTTTGCATCCATAGCTCGTCCAACCTGATTCCGCCGGGTGCTCCACCAGCCTGGCCCGCCACGGATTGGCCTCGATGTACAAGTGGCTGTTGAGCAGGTGCGACTCATCCAGGATGGGGATGAAGGAGTAGCGTCCGTGCCAACAGGGACCGCGCCGGCCCTGCATTCGGTTGAGCAGCTGCACGTGCCGCCCCAGCACCTGCTGCAGGAAGCGGCAGATCGCTCCATCCGATGTCCCCGCCAGCAGCAAGTGCAGGTGATTGTCCATCATGGCGTAGGCGTGCAGGCGGCAGGCTTCGTGGCCCTGGAGCTGGAGGGCGTGCTGGAGAAAAAGGATGCGGGCTGTCTCGTCGGGAAAGCACAGGCGATCAGGAATGGCGTGGGCCGTGACGTGCAGGATCAGGTCTGCTTCGTGGGTGCGCAGGGGTCGTCCCATGGCTGGTTCCTCCGGTTGTGGAGGACCCGGAACGCTCGGCGGCGGATCTCAGATTCACCCCGACGGGGCTTGGGACGATGGATCTGTCGCCGCTGTGAGGCCGACTGGACATGAGAGCGTCACGGCGCTAAGGCCAGCACGCGAAAGAGCCGCGAGCCGGACAGAGTCGACCGCTCCCAACTGGCGTCCTGGAAGCTCCCTTCCAGGCTCACGTCGCTCCAGACGCCGTCGGGCAGTCGGCGGCCCTCCACACGGTAGCCCGCTGCGCCGGGAACGGGCAGCCAGCTCAGGCGGATGCGGCCCGGCAACAGGCCGATCTCCAGTCCCTGGGGTGCGGCGGGACGCCGGGTCCCGCGTACCTGGACCGTTGTCTGGGCGGCGGCGGGCAGATCCACCTCCACGTCCACGCGCGTGGCGCCGGATTCCGCTTCCATGCGCAACAGCCGTCCACCCTGGACGTCCACGTCCCGCAGGCCGGGCGCCAGCCGGAAGACCAGCCGGGCCCGGGGAAAGGCCAGCGTCTGCTGGTTGACCACCGTGGCGCACAAGCTATCCGCCGTGCCGTCATTGGGCGCACTCCATTCGGTCCGCAACCGCTCGCCCGCGACGCCGGCGAACTGGGTGGGGCGTGGGGTCAATCCCCCCGGCCCCACCTCGATGATCCGGTAGGCCCGGCCTCCGTCCGTGCAGGCCTCGGTGGTCAGGCGCCAGGGCGCCGCCCCGCCCTCGCCGGAGTTGGAGTGGATGTGGCCCATCAGGATCAGCTCCAGGCCCTGGTGGCCGGCGGGGATCTGGCCGGCGAAGTCGAAGTGCGTGGCCAGGACCTTGTGCGGCGCCGGGCTGGCCGCCAGATCCGACTGCAGCCACTCCAGCTGCTCCTGGATGAAGCTGGTCTCGCCGTAGATCTCCGGCCGCCACGAGTCGTAGTTGTCCCAAGCCTGGAGCAGGGCCACGTGGAGCGGGCCGTAGTCGAAGGCCGTGTTCTGGGTGCGCCAGGGCGCACCCGGCGGCGGATCGTCCAGTTGCCGCCAGCCGAAGAAGCGCCACCAGGTGCGCATGGCCGTACCCGCGGGTTCCGGGGTGGCGGGCCAGCCGCCGATGTCGTGGTTGCCCGCCGTCAGGAAGAGCGGCACCTGGCATTCCCCCAGCAGGGCCTGGGCCCGGCTGTAGACCCGGCGCAGCAGCAGGTCCTCCAGCTCGCCCTCGTTGACCAGATCCCCCGTGTGCAGCACGAAGGCCGGATGGATCAGATTCAGGTCATCCAGCACCGCGCGGAAGTCCTCCGTGGAGCCGGAGTCCGTGGCCGATTCCTCGCTGGGGTAGAAGAAGTGGGTGGGCAGGTGCGTGTCCGTCACCTGGGCGAAGCAAAAGGACTCCTCCCAGGCCGGCAGGCTCATCACCGCCTGGCGCGCCGTGTCGGCGGGCAGGCCCGCGGCGCCCACCACCAGGTCCCAGAGCCGTTCGCCGGCCTCGGGCAACTGCGCGCGCAACCGCCACCCGCGCCGCTCGGCCACCCAGTCGGCCTGGAGGGCTGTGGCGGGCAGCCAGCGCTCGCCCGCGGCCAGTCCCAGCCACCAGTCCTGGGTGCCGGCCTCCGCCTCGCACCAGACTTCCAGGCTATCGCCGGGCAGGAGGAAGGCCGGCAGAGTGGGCAACGGGCGCTGGATCAGAGTCAGCGTGTCGCCCCGGGCCGGGGCGCGCAGGACCTGCAGTTGGCCGGCCAATCGCTGGGGATCCGCGTCGCTGCGGAAGGTGAAGACGGGCAGCTCCAGGGGCGTGACACCTTCCGCCAGGCCGCGGAAGCGCAGACGCAGCAGCTCGCCGGTGCCGGCCAGGGGCGCGCCCGCGCCGGTCTCCAGCGTGGCTTGGCCAGGTGCGATCTGGGTCAATACAAGGCTCCGACCTGCTGCCAGCGTGCCGTCCAGCGTGGCGGATTCCAGCGCCGCCAGCGCGGGATTCCAGGCCAGTTCCAGCTCGAAGGAGAGCAGGCCCCAGTCGGC
This genomic stretch from Candidatus Delongbacteria bacterium harbors:
- a CDS encoding transposase; the encoded protein is MGRPLRTHEADLILHVTAHAIPDRLCFPDETARILFLQHALQLQGHEACRLHAYAMMDNHLHLLLAGTSDGAICRFLQQVLGRHVQLLNRMQGRRGPCWHGRYSFIPILDESHLLNSHLYIEANPWRARLVEHPAESGWTSYGCKGLGREEELLTPHEVLRHLGGSTEDWHSAYARLMDEYIRTAVRFKPPIRIPVCADPLAGLHVCMVKVE
- a CDS encoding metallophosphoesterase, with the translated sequence MRRILFGLWLGATLPAAATTIQEIQQTALPGPQGTWPSPLAGQAVTVEGVVCATGYYSTRWFLADPAGGPWSGLLIWNPAGALQPGDWVRVSGTVTEYYGHTELAPVSSVQVLASGTPLPPAAPVTCADLADEAWEGVLTRLGPVNVIAGQDTYGQWRVADATGSVEVDDAFFDLGAAGLSVTPGQTWESLTGVADFQNSARALNPRTPLDLLSGQGGVTVTLGSILLPLGEAGDCALTSSTLSADWGLLSFELELAWNPALAALESATLDGTLAAGRSLVLTQIAPGQATLETGAGAPLAGTGELLRLRFRGLAEGVTPLELPVFTFRSDADPQRLAGQLQVLRAPARGDTLTLIQRPLPTLPAFLLPGDSLEVWCEAEAGTQDWWLGLAAGERWLPATALQADWVAERRGWRLRAQLPEAGERLWDLVVGAAGLPADTARQAVMSLPAWEESFCFAQVTDTHLPTHFFYPSEESATDSGSTEDFRAVLDDLNLIHPAFVLHTGDLVNEGELEDLLLRRVYSRAQALLGECQVPLFLTAGNHDIGGWPATPEPAGTAMRTWWRFFGWRQLDDPPPGAPWRTQNTAFDYGPLHVALLQAWDNYDSWRPEIYGETSFIQEQLEWLQSDLAASPAPHKVLATHFDFAGQIPAGHQGLELILMGHIHSNSGEGGAAPWRLTTEACTDGGRAYRIIEVGPGGLTPRPTQFAGVAGERLRTEWSAPNDGTADSLCATVVNQQTLAFPRARLVFRLAPGLRDVDVQGGRLLRMEAESGATRVDVEVDLPAAAQTTVQVRGTRRPAAPQGLEIGLLPGRIRLSWLPVPGAAGYRVEGRRLPDGVWSDVSLEGSFQDASWERSTLSGSRLFRVLALAP